CTCCATGAGAATTTTTCGCACTTTCCCGCCTCGCTTCCCCCTATAAGTCGAATTACCCTCGCGCTATGTCGCAATTCGGCCAGTGCCCTGTCGCCAAATAGCGAACAAGCGGAACAGGGCCGCAGCCACCCGCGACGCATCAGGATATGACCATGGCATCAGACGACGAAGACGAGATCATCCTGTCGGAACTGGACGACGACGAACTGGTCCAGCAGATGTTCGACGACCTCTACGACGGTCTCAAGGAAGAGATCGAAGAGGGCGTGAACATCTTCCTTGAACGGGGATGGCCCCCCTACCGCATCCTGACGGAGGCGCTGGTGGGCGGCATGACCATCGTCGGCCATGATTTCCGGGACGGCATCCTGTTCGTGCCGGAGGTCCTGCTGGCCGCCAACGCGATGAAGGGCGGGATGACCATCCTGAAACCGCTGCTGGCCGAAACCGGCGCGCCCCGCATGGGCAAGATGGTCATCGGCACGGTCAAGGGCGACATCCACGACATCGGCAAGAACCTGGTCGCAATGATGATGGAGGGCGCGGGGTTCGAGGTGGTCGACCTGGGCATCAACAACGCGGTTGAGGAATATCTTGAGGCGCTGAACACCGAGGATGCCGATATTCTGGGCATGTCCGCACTGCTGACCACCACCATGCCTTACATGAAGGTGGTGATCGACACGCTGAAGGAAAAGGGAATCCGCGAGGATTACATCGTGCTGGTCGGCGGCGCGCCCCTGAACGAGGAATTCGGCCGCGCCATCGGCGCCGACGCCTATTGCCGCGATGCTGCCGTCGCGGTGGAAACCGCCAAGACCTTTGTCGCGCGCAAGCATAACCAGGCCGCGGCCGGCTGATTTGGCCCGATCGGCGGCGGGGCGTTGAGCATGCCCCGCCCCGTGCCTATCTCTGGGACAGGAGGTGCCGCATGCCCGCACGACCCGTTCTGATTCTCATCCTTGCCGTTCTGGCCGCCGCCGCCGTGACCGTGGCGCTGATCCGGGCACTGGCTCCCGGTCTGTTCGGAGCCGGTGGTCTGTGGCTGCTGGTCGCGCTGCCGCTGGTGGCGCTGCTGCTGCGCGGGGCGCTGGCGCGTCGACGCGACGATGACTGACACCGCCCCCCCTCCGGACGAGGTTCTGACCCGGCGCGGCGCCGATCTGCGCGCGAAGCTGCCGGACACCCCGCGACCCGTGCTGTTGATCGCCTGCGGGGCATTGGCCCGCGAGGTTCTGGCACTGATCCGCACCAATGGCTGGGACCACATGCATCTGGTCTGCCTGCCGGCCATCCTGCACAATCACCCGGAGCGGATCGCCCAGGCCGTGCGCGAAAAAGTCGCCGAGAACAAAGCGGCTTATGACCGGATCTTCATCCTCTATGCCGATTGCGGCACCGGCGGCGAACTGGAACGAACCTGCGCCGAACTTGGTGTCACCATGCTGGCCGGGCCGCATTGCTATTCCTTCTTTGACGGCAATGACGATTTCGCCGCGCGCGGCGAGGTCACCAAGTTCTACCTCACCGATTTCCTGGCCCGGCAATTCGATGCTTTCGTCTGGCGCCCCATGGGGCTGGACCGCCACCCCCAATTGCGGGAGATGTATTTCGGCAATTACACCCATCTGGTCTACCTGGCGCAGACCGATGATCCGGCCCTGACCGCGCAGGCCCGCGCCTGTGCCGATCGGCTGGGCCTGGCGTTCGAACGGCGGTTTACCGGCTATGGCGACCTGGCCCGCGAACTGGCGCGGGACGCCGCACGGTGAGGGCTCTGCACGCCGATTGCGGCGCCTGTGCCGCATTGTGCTGCCTTGCGCTGGCGCTGGACCGTGGGCCGTCCTTTGCCATCGACAAAGCCGCCGGCGCCCCCTGCCCCAACCTGTCCGGGCATCTGTGCGGCATCCATTCGCAGCTGGCCGACCGGGGCTTTTCCGGCTGCACGCGCTACGATTGCCTGGGCGCAGGGCAGCGGGTGGTGCAGGAGCTGTTCGCCGGACGCAGCTGGCAGGACGACCCGGCGCTGGCGCGACCGATGATGGCGGCCTTTGCCGACATGCGCGCGGTGCATGAACGGATGGAACTGTTGCGCGCCGCCGCCGTCCTGCCGCTGGATCCCGATGCGGAGGCGCAGCGCCGAACCTATCTGGAACAACTTGACGACCCGGCGCTGGACGCGGCCGGGATCGCCGGGTTCGGCGCCTCCCCCCGCGCGGCGCGGATCGACGGGTTCATCCGGGGTTTGCGCCGGTTCGTCGCCTGAAAACCGTCAGGCCACGGCGGCAGCGGTTTCGCGCACACGGGTGATCATCGCGCGCAGCCCATTCGACCGCTGCGCCGACAGATGGTCCTGCAAGCCAAGCCGCGCCAGCTCTGCCGGAGCATCGACCGCGCCGACCTGATCGACCGGCAACCCGCTATAAAGCGCACGCAGAACTGCGATCAAACCGCGCACGATCAGGGCGTCGCTGTCGCCTTCGAACCGAAAGATCCCGTCCGCGATCTGCGGATGCAGCCAAACCTGGCTGGCGCAGCCGTCGACCTTGGTCGCGGGCACTTTCAGCGCGTCGTCCAGCGGATCCATGGCGCGCCCCAGCTCGATCACATGACGGTAGCGTTCTTCCCAATCCTCCAGGAACTCGAAATCCGCCACGATGTCTTCAAACTGTGCCTGTGCCATGTCATCCTCCGGCTTTGTCCATCAGGTAAGAGACCACGGGCAGGAGGTCCAGACCCCCGCCGGCCTCTATTCGTCTTTTCAACCAAGGGTCTTTCTTGTAGCTCTGAGACAAGAGACCATAACGGGTTGAGGGACATGACACGGATATTGACCACGCTGACCATCGCCGCCTTCCTTCTCAGCGGCTGCGGGGCCATCCGCGACAGTCGGATCAACCCGTTCAACTGGTTCGGCCGCGCCGAAAGCCGCGCGATCCCGGCGGAGGAGGTCAACCCCCTGATCCCGCGCCAGAACCGGATGAGCAGCAGCTACCAGCCCGAAACCCGCGTGCCCGTCGCCCGGATCGACGATCTGGTGGTGGAACGCGTGCCCGGCGGCGCCATCCTGCGCGTCACCGCGACGGCGGCCTACCAGGACAGTTTCAACGTCGGCCTGGTGCCCGCCCGGGAAACCGGCCCTGTGGATGGTGTGGCCTCCTACACGCTGTTGGCCAACCTGCCCGGCGGGCGTCATCGCCTGCGCGTCGGAGCGGAACAAACGCGCGTGATGACAGAGGCGCTGTACCTTTCCGACAAGGACCTGGAAGAGATCCGCGTGATCGAGGTGCGCGGTGCGCAGAACAGCCTGACCGTGCGGCGCTGATGCGGGGCGGCGCACGACGCCGAATGTATTCCCGAACGAAAACGGGCGCCCTGCTGCCGGGGCGCCCGCTTTTCGGTTCAAGCCGCGCCACCGCATGGCAGCGGGCCGGAATCACAACCGCGATCACAGATCGACGGTAAAGACCTTCTGCCCCTTGGCAGCCAGCGCGACCTCCCCGTCACACAAACGCAGGGCATCGGCGCCGAAGACATCGCGCCGCCACCCGCTCAGCGCGGGTACGTCGCGTTCACCGGCCGACAGCGCATCCAGATCCGAGGTCGGGGCGATCAGCTTGGCCGCGACGCCGCATTCCTCGGCCTTGGCTTTCAGCAGGACGCGCAGCAGATCGGCGATGGCGGGGTTCACCTGCAACTTCTCGCGCGATTGCTCCCCCTGGGGGAGGTCGGCGGACGGGCAATCAAGCCCGGACTTGACCGCCGCGATGATCCCTTCGGCAATCTCGCCCTTGCGGGCCTCCCGAAGCAACAGGCGCGCGCG
This genomic window from Pseudooceanicola aestuarii contains:
- a CDS encoding corrinoid protein, translated to MASDDEDEIILSELDDDELVQQMFDDLYDGLKEEIEEGVNIFLERGWPPYRILTEALVGGMTIVGHDFRDGILFVPEVLLAANAMKGGMTILKPLLAETGAPRMGKMVIGTVKGDIHDIGKNLVAMMMEGAGFEVVDLGINNAVEEYLEALNTEDADILGMSALLTTTMPYMKVVIDTLKEKGIREDYIVLVGGAPLNEEFGRAIGADAYCRDAAVAVETAKTFVARKHNQAAAG
- a CDS encoding DUF1638 domain-containing protein, yielding MTDTAPPPDEVLTRRGADLRAKLPDTPRPVLLIACGALAREVLALIRTNGWDHMHLVCLPAILHNHPERIAQAVREKVAENKAAYDRIFILYADCGTGGELERTCAELGVTMLAGPHCYSFFDGNDDFAARGEVTKFYLTDFLARQFDAFVWRPMGLDRHPQLREMYFGNYTHLVYLAQTDDPALTAQARACADRLGLAFERRFTGYGDLARELARDAAR
- a CDS encoding SufE family protein yields the protein MAQAQFEDIVADFEFLEDWEERYRHVIELGRAMDPLDDALKVPATKVDGCASQVWLHPQIADGIFRFEGDSDALIVRGLIAVLRALYSGLPVDQVGAVDAPAELARLGLQDHLSAQRSNGLRAMITRVRETAAAVA